A stretch of Paenibacillus sp. URB8-2 DNA encodes these proteins:
- the rsmD gene encoding 16S rRNA (guanine(966)-N(2))-methyltransferase RsmD, whose amino-acid sequence MRVVSGTAKGRPLKSVPGTGTRPTTDKVKEAIFSMIGPYFEGGDVLDLFAGTGGLGIEALSRGMNSAVFIDMEPKSIDTVRENLKTARLAEKAEVYRNDANKALGALEKRGRIFDLVFLDPPYRHKFGDELMAFMADKGLLRQGAVIVLEHESGYEYPEQIPGFEQLRHAVYGETAVSIYRYVSGEETDIDKDEGVQE is encoded by the coding sequence GTGAGAGTGGTGTCGGGCACAGCCAAGGGAAGACCTTTAAAAAGCGTTCCGGGAACCGGAACCCGCCCTACGACCGATAAGGTCAAAGAGGCGATTTTCAGCATGATCGGCCCTTATTTCGAAGGAGGCGACGTGCTGGACCTGTTCGCCGGGACCGGCGGACTCGGAATCGAAGCCCTGAGCAGGGGGATGAACAGCGCAGTATTTATCGACATGGAGCCGAAAAGCATCGATACGGTACGCGAGAATCTAAAGACTGCAAGGCTCGCAGAAAAGGCCGAGGTATACCGGAACGATGCGAACAAGGCCTTGGGCGCGCTGGAGAAGCGGGGGCGGATATTCGATCTCGTCTTTCTGGACCCGCCTTACCGTCATAAATTCGGGGACGAGCTAATGGCCTTCATGGCAGACAAAGGGCTGCTGCGCCAGGGCGCGGTCATTGTGCTTGAGCACGAGTCCGGCTATGAATATCCCGAACAAATCCCGGGCTTTGAACAATTGCGTCATGCAGTGTATGGAGAAACGGCGGTATCCATTTACCGTTATGTATCCGGCGAAGAGACCGACATCGATAAGGATGAGGGGGTACAAGAGTGA
- a CDS encoding GlsB/YeaQ/YmgE family stress response membrane protein, producing MHLLWVLIVGGLIGWLSGNLIGRDVPGGIVGNIAAGFVGSWLGTELLGARGPIVGGFYIVPAIIGSILALLIFFAIARRQQ from the coding sequence ATGCATCTGTTATGGGTATTGATTGTCGGCGGGTTAATTGGTTGGTTAAGCGGCAACTTGATTGGCAGAGATGTGCCTGGAGGTATCGTCGGCAACATTGCGGCTGGCTTTGTGGGATCTTGGCTAGGGACGGAATTGCTAGGCGCCCGCGGACCAATCGTTGGAGGATTTTACATCGTGCCCGCGATTATCGGCTCTATATTGGCGTTGCTTATTTTCTTCGCGATTGCACGCAGACAACAATAA
- the coaD gene encoding pantetheine-phosphate adenylyltransferase has product MSLQIREERVAIYPGSFDPVTLGHIDIIERAAKQFDRLVVAVLNNLSKNPLFSVEERADLLRQVTSHLPNVEIDSFRDLLANYVRQKNAHVIVRGIRTVTDFEYELQIATINSKLNSDAETIFMMTNPKYSYLSSSVVKEIGHFGGDLTDFVTPEVERAIRLKFSESGGGELK; this is encoded by the coding sequence GTGAGTCTGCAAATTAGAGAGGAAAGGGTCGCGATTTACCCCGGTAGTTTCGATCCGGTAACGCTGGGCCATATCGATATTATTGAGCGGGCCGCGAAGCAATTCGACCGGCTGGTCGTGGCCGTATTGAATAATTTAAGCAAAAATCCGCTGTTTTCTGTAGAGGAGCGCGCCGATCTGCTTCGTCAGGTAACATCGCATCTTCCCAATGTGGAAATAGACAGCTTTCGGGATTTGCTTGCCAATTATGTCCGGCAAAAAAATGCGCATGTTATCGTCCGGGGCATCCGCACCGTTACCGATTTCGAATATGAACTGCAAATCGCTACCATTAACAGCAAGCTGAATTCGGATGCGGAGACGATTTTTATGATGACGAATCCGAAGTACTCCTATCTTAGTTCCAGCGTGGTTAAAGAAATCGGCCATTTTGGCGGAGATTTGACTGATTTCGTCACTCCGGAAGTTGAACGGGCAATCCGGCTGAAGTTCAGCGAAAGCGGCGGTGGAGAGCTGAAGTAA
- a CDS encoding DUF3231 family protein: MTGILGGNPKEEPMHYGEIFNVWSASMAAKGTVSCYRAYLNHAGDHDLKKVLGSLIDQAELEISECDKLLEDNGIASAPILPHRPEVKLEDIPVGARFTDPEIAAKIAAENAVGLVACSQAMGQSIREDIGTLFAKYHATKASLGLRILHINKKKGWLIPPPLQVKRPEPVKA; this comes from the coding sequence ATGACAGGGATTCTAGGCGGCAACCCCAAAGAAGAACCGATGCATTATGGAGAGATCTTTAACGTTTGGTCGGCTTCAATGGCTGCAAAAGGAACGGTCTCTTGTTATCGGGCATATTTAAATCATGCTGGTGACCACGACCTAAAAAAAGTATTAGGCTCGTTAATTGATCAAGCTGAACTGGAAATCAGTGAATGCGATAAGCTTCTCGAGGACAATGGCATCGCTTCAGCGCCAATATTGCCTCACAGACCCGAAGTCAAGCTTGAGGATATTCCTGTAGGTGCGCGATTTACAGATCCGGAGATTGCAGCTAAAATCGCTGCCGAGAATGCAGTCGGACTTGTTGCTTGCAGCCAAGCGATGGGCCAATCGATTCGTGAGGATATTGGCACTTTATTCGCCAAGTATCATGCTACAAAAGCAAGCTTAGGTCTGAGAATCCTGCATATAAACAAGAAAAAAGGCTGGCTAATTCCTCCTCCGCTTCAAGTAAAAAGACCCGAACCAGTTAAAGCATAA
- a CDS encoding SOS response-associated peptidase: MCGRYTITVALEELMLKYYTQDVTIKHYAPKYNAAPMQNLPAVIGTGAGNRVGELRWGLVPSWAADDRSGSKMINIRAETLQDKPSFKKLLSSRRCIIPADGFYEWRSQGGSKQPMRIMMRDGCVFSLAGIYDIWVNADGKKLGTCAIITTEPNALTAEIHNRMPVILRPEDENNWLERSNHDVDSLAKLMKPYDASKMRAYPVSAKVGNVRNDSKELLEEA; this comes from the coding sequence ATGTGCGGTCGATACACGATAACCGTTGCTTTGGAAGAGCTTATGCTGAAATATTACACCCAGGACGTCACGATCAAACATTACGCTCCAAAATATAATGCCGCGCCGATGCAGAATCTTCCCGCCGTTATCGGCACCGGGGCAGGAAACCGAGTCGGAGAACTGCGCTGGGGGCTTGTTCCTTCCTGGGCTGCGGACGACAGGTCCGGAAGCAAAATGATCAATATCCGCGCAGAGACGCTGCAGGACAAGCCTTCATTTAAAAAACTTCTCTCCTCGCGGCGCTGCATTATTCCGGCAGACGGATTTTATGAATGGCGCAGTCAAGGCGGAAGCAAGCAGCCAATGCGTATTATGATGCGTGACGGGTGTGTTTTTTCGCTGGCCGGTATTTATGATATATGGGTGAATGCGGATGGAAAAAAGCTCGGTACCTGCGCCATCATCACTACGGAGCCCAATGCTCTAACGGCGGAAATTCACAACCGGATGCCGGTAATTCTTCGTCCGGAAGATGAGAATAACTGGCTGGAGCGAAGCAACCATGATGTGGACAGCCTTGCCAAACTGATGAAGCCGTACGATGCCTCAAAAATGCGGGCCTATCCCGTCTCCGCGAAGGTCGGCAATGTCCGCAATGATTCAAAAGAATTATTGGAGGAAGCTTAG
- a CDS encoding CCE_0567 family metalloprotein: MEQIVQLKEEIKQLNSAAINLQNQLHDLAEGLPLNLEQLPELARQTFETFTALAAKRQELKSLKSQQI, encoded by the coding sequence ATGGAGCAAATCGTTCAGCTGAAGGAAGAAATTAAGCAATTGAACAGTGCGGCCATCAACTTGCAGAACCAGCTTCACGATCTGGCGGAGGGCCTGCCGCTGAACCTGGAACAACTCCCCGAATTGGCGCGCCAAACCTTCGAGACCTTTACTGCGCTGGCAGCCAAGAGACAGGAACTGAAAAGTCTGAAATCGCAGCAAATCTGA
- the nirB gene encoding nitrite reductase large subunit NirB: protein MKSSRKKLVLVGNGMAGVRAIEHLLKLAPDTYEVTIFGAEPHPNYNRIMLSSVLAGGTELSEIVINDYEWYQSHNITLHVGHKIENIDTVNRIVRSDQGIEAPYDELILATGSDPFMLPLPGADKEGVIAFRDIKDCQIMMETSKTYKKAVVIGGGLLGLEAARGLLHLGMEVSVVHISDYIMERQLDREAAVMLQRELEAQGMKFLLRKQSEAILGKKRVKSLLFADGSSAEADLIVMAVGIRPNTTLVKKSGVTVNRGIVVNDYMETNIPGVYAIGECAEHRGIAYGLVAPLYEQGAVLAKRLAGIDSQGYEGSVTSTKLKVSGVDVFSAGQYEEPDGSRALRYQDEIGGVYKKLVIREDKLIGAVLFGDTADGAELFSLIKSGESIQGKERSLLLGLPDDAVKSSPTARLEAMADDEIICGCNGVSKGAIAEAITIGGCASVGQIKACTKASASCGGCKPLVEGLLELYAGDAAVKVKEGICGCTSLGRDEIVAEIKRMELKTVKEVMNVLEWSNEEGCSKCRPSLNYYLGMLWPEEYVDEKESRITNERYHANIQKDGTYSVVPRIYGGVTSPGELKKIAEVAEKFDVPMVKFTGGQRLDLLGVKKEDLPKIWEELDMPSGHAYGKTLRTVKTCVGSTFCRFGTQDSIGMGIRLEREFERLNTPAKVKLAVSGCPRNCAEATIKDFGVVAIDGGWELHVGGNGGVHVRATDLLCVVKTEDEVVEWASAFLQYYRENAGWNERTSNWVERVGLDSIKKALEDREARLELQERIQTALSVTTDPWKQIVTNRELRKNFEPISQTETVYQEG from the coding sequence ATGAAATCATCCCGTAAAAAACTGGTGCTTGTCGGCAATGGCATGGCAGGTGTACGCGCAATCGAGCATCTGCTGAAACTGGCTCCCGATACTTATGAGGTTACGATTTTTGGCGCCGAGCCGCATCCGAACTACAACCGAATCATGCTGTCCTCAGTATTAGCCGGGGGAACGGAATTATCCGAAATTGTTATTAACGATTATGAATGGTATCAAAGCCATAATATCACCTTGCATGTCGGACACAAAATCGAGAACATCGATACGGTTAACCGAATCGTCCGTTCCGATCAGGGGATTGAGGCTCCTTACGACGAGCTGATTCTCGCTACCGGTTCCGATCCGTTTATGCTCCCTCTTCCGGGTGCGGACAAGGAGGGCGTTATCGCTTTCCGTGATATCAAGGACTGTCAGATCATGATGGAAACCTCGAAAACCTATAAAAAAGCCGTCGTGATCGGCGGAGGACTGCTCGGCTTGGAAGCGGCCCGCGGACTGCTGCATCTCGGAATGGAGGTCTCCGTCGTCCATATCTCTGATTATATAATGGAAAGACAGCTCGACAGGGAAGCGGCGGTCATGCTGCAAAGAGAGCTGGAGGCTCAGGGCATGAAATTCTTGCTGCGCAAGCAGTCGGAAGCCATTCTTGGCAAAAAACGTGTCAAAAGCCTGCTCTTCGCGGACGGCAGTTCGGCTGAAGCCGATCTGATCGTGATGGCGGTCGGAATCCGGCCGAATACCACGCTTGTGAAAAAGAGCGGCGTAACCGTTAACCGCGGCATTGTAGTAAACGATTATATGGAAACGAATATTCCGGGCGTATATGCCATCGGGGAATGCGCGGAGCACCGGGGTATCGCATATGGCCTCGTCGCACCGCTGTATGAACAGGGGGCCGTCCTTGCCAAACGGCTGGCAGGCATTGATTCGCAGGGCTACGAAGGATCGGTAACCTCGACCAAGCTGAAAGTGTCGGGCGTGGACGTCTTTTCCGCCGGACAGTACGAAGAACCCGACGGTTCGCGGGCGCTCCGCTATCAGGACGAGATTGGTGGAGTGTATAAGAAACTTGTGATCCGTGAGGACAAGCTGATCGGCGCGGTGCTGTTCGGAGATACGGCGGATGGCGCAGAGCTGTTCTCTCTAATTAAGAGCGGCGAATCCATTCAGGGAAAAGAAAGATCTCTGCTGCTCGGATTGCCGGACGACGCGGTGAAATCTTCTCCAACCGCTCGTCTGGAAGCCATGGCGGATGATGAAATCATCTGCGGCTGCAACGGCGTATCCAAGGGCGCCATCGCGGAAGCCATTACGATCGGCGGCTGCGCCAGTGTAGGGCAGATCAAGGCTTGCACGAAAGCGTCGGCATCCTGCGGAGGCTGCAAGCCGCTGGTAGAAGGGCTGCTTGAGCTGTATGCGGGCGATGCGGCAGTCAAGGTCAAGGAAGGCATTTGCGGCTGTACATCGCTTGGCCGGGACGAGATCGTCGCCGAGATCAAACGGATGGAGCTCAAGACAGTTAAGGAAGTCATGAATGTGCTGGAATGGAGCAATGAGGAAGGCTGCTCGAAATGCCGCCCTTCCCTGAACTACTATCTCGGCATGCTGTGGCCGGAAGAATATGTGGACGAGAAGGAATCCCGCATCACGAATGAACGTTATCACGCCAACATCCAGAAGGACGGCACTTATTCCGTCGTTCCCCGGATATATGGCGGCGTAACTTCCCCGGGCGAGCTGAAAAAGATTGCCGAAGTCGCAGAGAAATTCGACGTTCCGATGGTGAAGTTTACGGGGGGACAAAGACTTGACCTGCTTGGCGTCAAAAAAGAGGACCTGCCGAAAATTTGGGAGGAGCTCGACATGCCGTCAGGACATGCATACGGCAAAACGCTGCGTACGGTCAAGACCTGTGTCGGATCGACCTTCTGCCGGTTCGGCACCCAGGACTCCATCGGGATGGGCATCCGTCTGGAGAGAGAGTTCGAGCGGCTGAATACGCCGGCCAAAGTCAAGCTTGCCGTCTCCGGCTGTCCGCGCAACTGTGCGGAAGCGACGATCAAGGATTTCGGCGTTGTCGCGATCGACGGGGGCTGGGAGCTTCATGTCGGCGGCAACGGCGGCGTGCATGTCCGGGCGACGGATCTGCTGTGCGTCGTGAAGACGGAGGATGAGGTTGTCGAATGGGCAAGCGCATTCCTTCAATATTATCGCGAAAATGCCGGTTGGAACGAAAGAACCTCCAATTGGGTGGAGCGTGTAGGACTGGACAGCATCAAGAAGGCGCTCGAGGACAGAGAAGCGCGGCTGGAGCTGCAGGAAAGAATCCAGACGGCACTCAGCGTGACCACCGATCCGTGGAAGCAGATTGTGACAAACAGAGAGCTTCGCAAAAATTTCGAGCCGATCTCTCAGACGGAGACGGTTTACCAGGAGGGCTAA
- the tnpA gene encoding IS200/IS605 family transposase yields MSSDVNSLAHTKWNCKYHIVFAPKYRRQVIYGKLKQDIGKILRQLCERKNVEIIEAEACKDHIHMLVSIPPKLSVSAFIGYLKGKSSLMIFDRHANLKYRYGNRKFWCKGFYVDTVGRNKKVIQEYIQNQLQEDIVAEQITIMEYIDPFTGEEIKDNRKKKK; encoded by the coding sequence ATGTCATCTGATGTGAACAGTTTAGCACATACAAAATGGAATTGTAAGTACCATATCGTGTTCGCCCCAAAGTATAGACGCCAAGTAATCTATGGGAAATTGAAACAAGATATTGGGAAAATACTGAGACAACTATGTGAAAGAAAGAATGTAGAAATTATCGAAGCAGAAGCGTGTAAAGATCATATTCATATGCTGGTGAGTATTCCACCAAAGCTCAGTGTATCGGCGTTTATAGGATATTTAAAAGGAAAGAGCAGCTTGATGATCTTTGACCGACATGCCAACCTAAAGTATCGGTATGGAAATCGGAAATTTTGGTGTAAAGGGTTTTACGTGGATACCGTCGGAAGGAACAAGAAAGTGATACAAGAATATATCCAAAATCAACTGCAGGAGGATATCGTCGCGGAACAAATAACAATCATGGAATACATTGATCCATTTACAGGAGAAGAGATCAAAGATAATCGAAAGAAGAAGAAATAG
- a CDS encoding anthranilate phosphoribosyltransferase codes for MINILKEVARGKRGARDLNFEEAAAAAEAILSLSATPAQIGAFLIAERIKLESIEELEAFVSVCRKFTKRESVQEGIDCAGPYDGRIRSFAATFPTAFLLAAAGLPVTLHGSASLPPKWGITLQDIILEADIPSSALSRESSIHAARRSGVLYASSEEWCPPLGKLRGIREEIGMRTIINTTEKLMDYACSPFIVLGIYHNTVFDRLSRLLIKLGYRKAMIIQGTEGSEDLHIDRPTRVYTVENGDSGLDIIDPEAFGLDTPVPDVVWDARLQLTTTEAVLRGGGHLAFYNQVLLNGAVRLHLAGRVGSIEEGVYTCKDLLDGGKAWDIYSAWKNALRSVPPVTHHV; via the coding sequence ATGATTAACATTCTCAAAGAAGTTGCCAGAGGCAAAAGGGGCGCCCGGGATTTGAACTTCGAAGAAGCTGCCGCTGCCGCAGAAGCAATTCTTAGTCTTTCCGCCACACCGGCGCAGATCGGCGCGTTCCTTATCGCCGAAAGGATTAAGCTTGAAAGCATAGAGGAATTGGAGGCATTTGTGTCCGTCTGCCGTAAATTTACAAAGCGAGAGTCTGTCCAAGAGGGCATAGACTGCGCCGGACCTTACGACGGGCGAATCCGCTCCTTTGCGGCGACCTTTCCGACCGCCTTCCTGCTCGCCGCGGCAGGACTGCCGGTAACGCTGCACGGTTCCGCGTCGCTCCCCCCGAAATGGGGGATAACGCTGCAGGATATTATCTTGGAGGCGGACATTCCGTCCTCCGCTCTCTCCCGTGAAAGCTCCATTCATGCCGCCCGCCGCAGCGGTGTTCTGTATGCAAGCTCCGAAGAATGGTGCCCTCCGCTCGGAAAACTCCGGGGAATCCGCGAGGAAATCGGGATGCGGACCATAATAAATACGACGGAGAAGCTGATGGATTACGCCTGCTCCCCCTTTATCGTGCTCGGAATCTATCATAATACGGTCTTTGACCGTCTATCGAGACTTCTGATTAAACTCGGATACCGTAAAGCCATGATCATACAGGGAACCGAAGGCTCGGAAGACCTGCATATCGACCGTCCTACCCGGGTCTACACGGTAGAAAACGGCGATTCGGGTCTTGATATTATTGATCCTGAAGCGTTCGGACTGGATACTCCCGTTCCGGATGTTGTCTGGGATGCCCGCCTCCAGCTGACAACGACGGAAGCCGTACTGCGGGGAGGAGGCCATCTCGCCTTTTACAACCAGGTTCTGCTGAACGGTGCGGTCAGACTGCATTTGGCCGGCCGCGTCGGTTCCATCGAGGAGGGCGTGTACACTTGCAAGGATCTTCTGGATGGCGGCAAGGCTTGGGACATTTACAGCGCCTGGAAAAACGCACTGCGCAGCGTGCCTCCCGTCACGCATCATGTCTGA
- the cobA gene encoding uroporphyrinogen-III C-methyltransferase: MKTGRISIVGAGPGDPELITVKAVRRIQEADVVLYDRLVSKELLDYAKPDALLIYCGKAPGQHTMTQEQIEHAMIHHARQGSRVVRLKGGDPFVFGRGGEEALAAAAAGIAWEVVPGVTSAIGAAAGAGIPLTHRGVAASFAVITASRCGDTEAPLDWEHLARGVDTIAVYMGVGRLGQIREELLRHGKAGSTPVALIENGTTSRQRTVVGTLDNIEQLASALEIGNPAMIIIGEVVKVKELLMNLESAPNEQINF; the protein is encoded by the coding sequence ATGAAAACGGGCCGTATATCCATCGTCGGGGCGGGACCGGGAGATCCGGAATTGATCACAGTGAAGGCGGTGCGCCGCATCCAGGAGGCGGACGTCGTACTGTACGACAGGCTTGTGTCGAAGGAACTGCTGGATTATGCGAAGCCCGATGCGCTTCTGATCTACTGCGGCAAAGCGCCGGGGCAGCACACCATGACCCAGGAGCAGATCGAACACGCGATGATTCACCATGCCCGTCAAGGCTCTAGGGTCGTCAGGCTGAAGGGAGGCGATCCGTTCGTGTTCGGCAGGGGCGGAGAAGAGGCGTTGGCCGCAGCCGCGGCCGGCATCGCCTGGGAAGTTGTCCCGGGTGTCACTTCCGCCATCGGCGCAGCCGCGGGCGCAGGCATCCCGCTAACACACCGCGGTGTCGCGGCTTCCTTTGCCGTCATCACCGCGAGCCGGTGCGGCGACACGGAAGCTCCGCTGGACTGGGAGCATCTTGCACGTGGCGTAGATACGATAGCCGTATACATGGGCGTCGGCCGCCTCGGGCAAATCCGGGAGGAACTGCTGCGCCATGGAAAGGCGGGATCGACGCCGGTGGCGCTGATCGAGAACGGGACGACAAGCCGGCAGCGGACGGTTGTTGGGACATTGGATAATATAGAACAGCTGGCTTCCGCGCTCGAGATCGGCAACCCGGCGATGATCATCATCGGGGAAGTCGTCAAAGTGAAAGAACTGCTGATGAACCTGGAATCGGCACCAAATGAACAAATCAATTTTTAG
- the nirD gene encoding nitrite reductase small subunit NirD — protein MTKMHIGNVSEIDRKGSRTLKVNDMEIALFRLSDGEVLAVENKCPHKGGTLSEGMICGDKVHCPLHDWRIDLHTGKVQEPDTGCVPTFEVEVDPATGAIYLTV, from the coding sequence ATGACCAAAATGCATATCGGCAATGTGTCGGAAATCGATCGCAAGGGATCGCGGACCCTTAAAGTGAATGACATGGAAATCGCCTTGTTCCGTCTGTCTGACGGGGAAGTGCTGGCCGTGGAGAACAAGTGCCCTCATAAAGGCGGCACGCTGTCGGAAGGAATGATCTGCGGCGACAAAGTCCACTGTCCGCTGCATGACTGGCGCATCGATCTCCATACCGGGAAGGTGCAGGAGCCGGATACGGGATGCGTTCCCACCTTCGAGGTTGAGGTTGACCCGGCCACAGGAGCTATTTATCTGACAGTTTAA
- a CDS encoding nucleoside recognition domain-containing protein, producing the protein MNANITRIAKQSAPFLSGGLAMLLATAIISSPESSFNASLQGLKLWWTLVFPALLPFLMLSEMLSASGFVHAIGVLLEPLMKLVFRLPGSAGWTLALGMTSGFPGGAHGAVQLHQQGEISGRDAGRLASLAHFASPVTLLIVVGAAMLHSPAAGYGLLAVHWVAGLAAGMTISAGAPPQKDTAPAKTSAIRRASLIRRAASAAADARARDGRSFGRLLGESVSASVQSLMLVGGYMIIFAVVISIVTRQWPMLPAALPASLLEIHLGAQALTTGVAPTVPGLSIGPLGLALLSGMLGWSGICAQLQALTVLRPAGARFLPFAAGRLLHGGYAFLLTLLLYKPLTAIQEAALPAFAGGNLSPMSGSSGEGAAWSLFPNLAALLVLMLLSLLILSATVRLTSALHRRFR; encoded by the coding sequence ATGAACGCAAATATAACGCGAATCGCCAAACAATCAGCGCCTTTTCTGTCCGGGGGTCTGGCTATGCTTCTCGCAACTGCCATCATTTCCTCGCCGGAAAGCTCGTTTAATGCCTCTCTTCAAGGCTTGAAGCTGTGGTGGACGCTCGTCTTTCCGGCGCTGCTGCCGTTTCTGATGCTATCGGAAATGCTGAGCGCCTCCGGTTTCGTTCATGCCATCGGCGTTCTTCTGGAGCCGCTCATGAAGCTCGTCTTCCGGCTGCCGGGCTCCGCGGGCTGGACGCTGGCGCTGGGAATGACGTCCGGATTCCCCGGTGGTGCCCATGGAGCAGTCCAGCTGCATCAGCAGGGCGAAATCTCCGGTAGAGATGCCGGCCGTCTGGCTTCACTTGCCCATTTCGCCAGCCCGGTCACGCTGCTGATCGTCGTCGGCGCCGCCATGCTTCACAGCCCCGCGGCCGGTTACGGCCTGCTTGCCGTGCACTGGGTTGCGGGGCTCGCCGCAGGCATGACGATATCCGCGGGAGCTCCCCCGCAAAAGGATACCGCTCCGGCTAAAACTTCCGCCATTCGTCGGGCTTCCCTAATCCGGCGTGCTGCATCGGCCGCAGCGGACGCGCGCGCAAGGGACGGCCGCAGCTTCGGCAGACTGCTTGGCGAATCGGTAAGCGCCTCGGTGCAGAGCCTGATGCTGGTTGGGGGTTATATGATTATCTTCGCCGTCGTCATCAGCATTGTAACAAGGCAATGGCCCATGCTGCCAGCCGCCCTGCCAGCCAGTCTACTGGAAATTCATCTTGGGGCGCAGGCGCTGACGACCGGAGTCGCACCGACAGTCCCTGGATTGTCTATAGGACCGCTCGGGCTTGCGTTGCTGTCGGGAATGCTTGGCTGGAGCGGCATCTGCGCACAGCTCCAAGCGCTGACGGTGCTGAGGCCCGCTGGTGCCCGCTTTCTCCCGTTTGCCGCAGGGCGGCTTCTGCACGGCGGTTATGCGTTCCTTCTGACGCTGCTGCTCTACAAACCGCTTACTGCGATTCAAGAGGCGGCACTGCCCGCTTTTGCAGGCGGGAACCTTTCTCCTATGTCCGGATCATCTGGAGAAGGAGCGGCCTGGAGCTTATTCCCCAATTTAGCCGCACTGTTGGTGTTGATGCTGCTCTCCTTGCTGATTCTGTCTGCCACTGTCCGGCTTACTTCAGCTCTCCACCGCCGCTTTCGCTGA
- a CDS encoding ANTAR domain-containing response regulator encodes MHSLLVVYSGLTGKLPDKIEARSKPEVILRSCGYIVEVAASREEAVSLIADADASILCLPITEFKCWADLLMSRKTAPVMWWCTNETATLSVSACEDNIMTDGILFPSMQPQEIHWSLHFGAKQCFERKQWMKEKEQLLSRLEERKWIEMAKGILSKAKNIPESEAYDLLRKQAMNERKRMVDVATSIVKVYQMLQDQT; translated from the coding sequence ATGCATTCCCTATTGGTTGTATATAGCGGGCTGACCGGGAAACTCCCGGACAAGATCGAAGCCCGGTCCAAGCCGGAAGTCATTCTCAGGTCCTGCGGCTATATTGTTGAAGTGGCCGCTTCTCGGGAAGAAGCCGTCTCGCTGATTGCGGACGCCGACGCCTCTATCTTATGTCTGCCGATTACGGAATTCAAATGCTGGGCGGATCTGTTGATGTCGCGCAAGACCGCGCCCGTCATGTGGTGGTGTACGAATGAGACCGCTACTCTCTCCGTCTCGGCGTGCGAGGACAATATTATGACTGACGGTATCCTGTTTCCGTCCATGCAGCCGCAGGAGATTCACTGGAGCCTTCATTTCGGCGCCAAACAGTGTTTCGAACGGAAGCAGTGGATGAAGGAAAAGGAACAGCTGCTCTCTCGTCTTGAAGAAAGAAAATGGATCGAGATGGCGAAGGGCATTCTCTCCAAGGCCAAAAACATACCCGAATCCGAAGCTTACGATCTTCTGCGCAAGCAGGCGATGAACGAACGCAAACGGATGGTGGATGTCGCAACTTCAATCGTCAAGGTATACCAGATGCTTCAGGATCAAACTTAA
- a CDS encoding acetylglutamate kinase, producing the protein MYTYFPIYSNYAFRQPHQWEWTPSKVELNRKLRALWEQHVYWTRLTINSIVDGLKDEKETTERLLRNADDFAAVLAPFYGPAVATEFAKLMRGHLTIAAELVKALKAGNSKAAADAQKRWYENADAIADFLARINPYWSKAEWRQMLHEHLRLLTNEVATRIAGNYAENIASNDQIEPQALGMADVMTSGIIQQFPSKFLS; encoded by the coding sequence ATGTATACTTATTTCCCGATCTATAGCAATTATGCTTTCCGACAGCCCCATCAATGGGAGTGGACGCCATCGAAAGTAGAGTTGAACAGGAAGCTCAGGGCTTTATGGGAACAGCACGTGTACTGGACCCGATTAACGATCAACAGTATTGTTGATGGCCTGAAGGATGAGAAAGAAACAACCGAAAGGCTCCTCCGTAATGCCGACGATTTTGCGGCAGTTCTTGCCCCATTCTATGGTCCGGCTGTTGCGACCGAGTTTGCCAAACTGATGCGGGGACATCTCACGATCGCTGCCGAGCTCGTCAAGGCGCTGAAGGCGGGGAACTCCAAAGCGGCCGCGGACGCCCAGAAGCGCTGGTATGAGAATGCGGATGCTATTGCTGACTTTCTGGCCCGGATCAATCCCTATTGGTCCAAAGCGGAGTGGCGGCAAATGCTCCACGAGCATTTGAGGCTGCTCACCAATGAGGTCGCCACGCGTATTGCCGGGAACTATGCGGAGAACATTGCATCAAATGACCAAATTGAACCGCAAGCGCTTGGAATGGCTGACGTGATGACGAGTGGAATCATTCAACAATTTCCGTCGAAATTTCTTAGTTGA